The following coding sequences lie in one Hippopotamus amphibius kiboko isolate mHipAmp2 chromosome 7, mHipAmp2.hap2, whole genome shotgun sequence genomic window:
- the XPO1 gene encoding exportin-1 isoform X1, producing MPAIMTMLADHAARQLLDFSQKLDINLLDNVVNCLYHGEGAQQRMAQEVLTHLKEHPDAWTRVDTILEFSQNMNTKYYGLQILENVIKTRWKILPRNQCEGIKKYVVGLIIKTSSDPTCVEKEKVYIGKLNMILVQILKQEWPKHWPTFISDIVGASRTSESLCQNNMVILKLLSEEVFDFSSGQITQVKAKHLKDSMCNEFSQIFQLCQFVMENSQNAPLVHATLETLLRFLNWIPLGYIFETKLISTLIYKFLNVPMFRNVSLKCLTEIAGVSVSQYEEQFVTLFTLTMMQLKQMLPLNTNIRLAYSNGKDDEQNFIQNLSLFLCTFLKEHGQLIEKRLNLRETLMEALHYMLLVSEVEETEIFKICLEYWNHLAAELYRESPFSTSASPLLSGSQHFDVPPRRQLYLPVLSKVRLLMVSRMAKPEEVLVVENDQGEVVREFMKDTDSINLYKNMRETLVYLTHLDYVDTERIMTEKLHNQVNGTEWSWKNLNTLCWAIGSISGAMHEEDEKRFLVTVIKDLLGLCEQKRGKDNKAIIASNIMYIVGQYPRFLRAHWKFLKTVVNKLFEFMHETHDGVQDMACDTFIKIAQKCRRHFVQVQVGEVMPFIDEILNNINTIICDLQPQQVHTFYEAVGYMIGAQTDQTVQEHLIEKYMLLPNQVWDSIIQQATKNVDILKDPETVKQLGSILKTNVRACKAVGHPFVIQLGRIYLDMLNVYKCLSENISAAIQANGEMVTKQPLIRSMRTVKRETLKLISGWVSRSNDPQMVAENFVPPLLDAVLIDYQRNVPAAREPEVLSTMAIIVNKLGGHITAEIPQIFDAVFECTLNMINKDFEEYPEHRTNFFLLLQAVNSHCFPAFLAIPPAQFKLVLDSIIWAFKHTMRNVADTGLQILFTLLQNVAQEEAAAQSFYQTYFCDILQHIFSVVTDTSHTAGLTMHASILAYMFNLVEEGKISTPLNPGNPVNNQMFIQEYVANLLKSAFPHLQDAQVKLFVTGLFSLNQDIPAFKEHLRDFLVQIKEFAGEDTSDLFLEERETALRQAQEEKHKLQMSVPGILNPHEIPEEMCD from the exons TATTATGGACtacaaattttggaaaatgtgatAAAAACAAGGTGGAAGATTCTTCCAAGGAACCAATGTGAAG ggataaaaaaatatgttgttgGCCTCATTATCAAGACGTCATCTGACCCAACTTGTGTAGAG aaggAAAAGGTATATATCGGGAAATTAAATATGATTCTTGTTCAG ATACTGAAACAAGAATGGCCAAAGCACTGGCCAACTTTTATCAGTGACATTGTTGGAGCGAGTAGGACCAGTGAAAGTCTTTGTCAGAACAATATGGTAATTCTAAAACTCTTGAGTGAAGAAGTATTTGATTTCTCTAGTGGACAGATAACCCAAGTGAAAGCTAAGCATTTAAAAGACAG catgtgCAATGAATTCTCACAAATTTTTCAGCTTTGTCAGTTTGTGATG GAGAATTCCCAAAATGCTCCACTTGTACATGCAACTTTGGAAACGTTGCTCAGATTTCTTAACTGGATTCCACTTGGATATATTTTTGAGACCAAGTTAATCAGCACATTAATTTATAAG ttcctGAATGTTCCAATGTTCCGAAATGTCTCTCTGAAGTGCCTCACTGAAATTGCTGGTGTGAGTGTAAGCCAGTATGAGGAACAATTTGTAACGCTATTTACACTGACAATGATGCAGCTAAAACAG ATGCTTCCTTTAAATACCAACATTCGACTTGCATACTCAAATGGAAAGGACGATGAACAGAACTTTATTCAAAACCTCAGTTTGTTTCTCTGCACCTTTCTGAAAGAACATGGTCAACTTATAGAAAAAAGATTAAACCTCAGGGAAACACTGATGGAG GCCCTTCATTATATGTTGTTGGTATCCGAAGTAGAGGAAACTGAAATCTTTAAGATTTGTCTTGAGTACTGGAATCACCTGGCAGCTGAACTCTATAGAGAGAGCCCGTTCTCAACATCTGCCTCTCCGTTGCTATCTGGAAGTCAACATTTTGATGTTCCTCCCAGGAGACAGCTGTATTTGCCTGTGTTATCCAAG GTCCGTTTATTGATGGTTAGTCGAATGGCTAAACCAGAGGAAGTATTGGTTGTAGAAAATGATCAGGGAGAAGTTGTAAGAGAATTCATGAAGGATACAGATTCCATAAATTTGTATAAGAATATGAGAGAAACATTAG TTTATCTTACTCATCTGGATTATGTAGATACAGAAAGAATAATGACTGAGAAGCTTCACAATCAAGTGAATGGCACAGAGTGGTCATGGAAAAATTTGAATACGTTGTGTTGGGCTATAGGCTCCATTAGTGGAGCAATGCATGAAGAGGATGAAAAGCGATTTCTTGTTACTGTTATAAAG GATCTGTTAGGATTATGTGAACAGAAAAGAGGCAAAGATAATAAAGCTATTATTGCATCAAATATCATGTACATAGTAGGTCAATATCCACGATTTTTAAGAGCTCATTGGAAATTTTTGAAGACAGTAGTTAACAAGCTCTTTGAATTCATGCATG agACCCATGATGGAGTCCAGGACATGGCTTGTGATACTTTCATTAAAATAGCTCAAAAGTGCCGCAGGCATTTTGTTCAGGTTCAAGTTGGAGAAGTAATGCCGTTTATTGATGAGATTTTGAATAACATTAACACTATAATTTGTGATCTTCAGCCTCAACAG GTCCATACATTTTATGAAGCTGTGGGGTACATGATTGGTGCACAAACAGACCAAACAGTACAAGAACATTTGATAGAAAAGTACATGCTACTTCCTAATCAGGTTTGGGATAGCATAATTCAGCAAGCAACCAAA AATGTGGATATACTTAAAGATCCTGAAACAGTGAAGCAACTTGGTAGCATATTGAAAACAAATGTGAGAGCCTGCAAAGCAGTTGGACACCCATTTGTGATTCAGCTTGGGAGAATTTATTTAGATATGCTTAATGTATACAAGTGCCTCAGTGAAAATATTTCTGCAGCTATTCAAGCTAATG GTGAGATGGTTACAAAGCAACCATTGATTAGAAGTATGCGAACAGTAAAAAGGGAAACTTTAAAGTTAATATCTGGTTGGGTGAGCCGATCCAATGATCCACAGATG gtagCTGAAAATTTTGTTCCTCCTCTGTTGGATGCAGTTCTCATTGATTATCAGAGAAATGTCCCAGCTGCTAGAGAACCAGAAGTGCTTAGTACTATGGCTATTATTGTCAACAAGTTAGGAGGACATATAACAGCTGAAATACCTCAAATATTTGATGCTGTTTTTGAATGCACATTGAATATGATAAATAAG GACTTTGAAGAATATCCTGAACACAGAACGAACTTTTTCTTACTGCTTCAGGCTGTCAATTCTCATTGCTTCCCAGCATTCCTGGCTATTCCACCTGCACAGTTTAAACTTGTTTTGGATTCCATTATTTGGGCTTTCAAACATACTATGAGGAATGTGGCAGATACAG GCTTACAGATACTTTTTACACTCTTACAAAATGTTGCTCAAGAAGAAGCTGCAGCTCAGAGTTTCTATCAAACTTATTTTTGTGATATTCTTCAGCATATCTTTTCTGTTGTGACAGACACCTCACATACTGCTG GTTTGACAATGCATGCATCTATCCTTGCATATATGTTTAATTTggttgaagaaggaaaaataagtacACCATTAAATCCTGGAAATCCAGTCAACAACCAAATGTTTATTCAGGAATATGTGGCTAATCTTCTTAAGTCTGCATTCCCTCATCTACAAGa TGCTCAAGTAAAGCTCTTTGTGACAGGACTTTTCAGCTTAAATCAGGATATTCCTGCATTCAAGGAACATCTTAGGGATTTCCTGGTACAGATaaag GAGTTTGCAGGTGAAGATACATCAGATCTCtttttggaagaaagagaaacagccctTCGACAGGCTCAGGAAGAGAAACATAAACTTCAAATGTCTGTCCCTGGCATCCTGAATCCACATGAAATTCCAGAAGAAATGTGTGATTAA
- the XPO1 gene encoding exportin-1 isoform X2, with protein MILVQILKQEWPKHWPTFISDIVGASRTSESLCQNNMVILKLLSEEVFDFSSGQITQVKAKHLKDSMCNEFSQIFQLCQFVMENSQNAPLVHATLETLLRFLNWIPLGYIFETKLISTLIYKFLNVPMFRNVSLKCLTEIAGVSVSQYEEQFVTLFTLTMMQLKQMLPLNTNIRLAYSNGKDDEQNFIQNLSLFLCTFLKEHGQLIEKRLNLRETLMEALHYMLLVSEVEETEIFKICLEYWNHLAAELYRESPFSTSASPLLSGSQHFDVPPRRQLYLPVLSKVRLLMVSRMAKPEEVLVVENDQGEVVREFMKDTDSINLYKNMRETLVYLTHLDYVDTERIMTEKLHNQVNGTEWSWKNLNTLCWAIGSISGAMHEEDEKRFLVTVIKDLLGLCEQKRGKDNKAIIASNIMYIVGQYPRFLRAHWKFLKTVVNKLFEFMHETHDGVQDMACDTFIKIAQKCRRHFVQVQVGEVMPFIDEILNNINTIICDLQPQQVHTFYEAVGYMIGAQTDQTVQEHLIEKYMLLPNQVWDSIIQQATKNVDILKDPETVKQLGSILKTNVRACKAVGHPFVIQLGRIYLDMLNVYKCLSENISAAIQANGEMVTKQPLIRSMRTVKRETLKLISGWVSRSNDPQMVAENFVPPLLDAVLIDYQRNVPAAREPEVLSTMAIIVNKLGGHITAEIPQIFDAVFECTLNMINKDFEEYPEHRTNFFLLLQAVNSHCFPAFLAIPPAQFKLVLDSIIWAFKHTMRNVADTGLQILFTLLQNVAQEEAAAQSFYQTYFCDILQHIFSVVTDTSHTAGLTMHASILAYMFNLVEEGKISTPLNPGNPVNNQMFIQEYVANLLKSAFPHLQDAQVKLFVTGLFSLNQDIPAFKEHLRDFLVQIKEFAGEDTSDLFLEERETALRQAQEEKHKLQMSVPGILNPHEIPEEMCD; from the exons ATGATTCTTGTTCAG ATACTGAAACAAGAATGGCCAAAGCACTGGCCAACTTTTATCAGTGACATTGTTGGAGCGAGTAGGACCAGTGAAAGTCTTTGTCAGAACAATATGGTAATTCTAAAACTCTTGAGTGAAGAAGTATTTGATTTCTCTAGTGGACAGATAACCCAAGTGAAAGCTAAGCATTTAAAAGACAG catgtgCAATGAATTCTCACAAATTTTTCAGCTTTGTCAGTTTGTGATG GAGAATTCCCAAAATGCTCCACTTGTACATGCAACTTTGGAAACGTTGCTCAGATTTCTTAACTGGATTCCACTTGGATATATTTTTGAGACCAAGTTAATCAGCACATTAATTTATAAG ttcctGAATGTTCCAATGTTCCGAAATGTCTCTCTGAAGTGCCTCACTGAAATTGCTGGTGTGAGTGTAAGCCAGTATGAGGAACAATTTGTAACGCTATTTACACTGACAATGATGCAGCTAAAACAG ATGCTTCCTTTAAATACCAACATTCGACTTGCATACTCAAATGGAAAGGACGATGAACAGAACTTTATTCAAAACCTCAGTTTGTTTCTCTGCACCTTTCTGAAAGAACATGGTCAACTTATAGAAAAAAGATTAAACCTCAGGGAAACACTGATGGAG GCCCTTCATTATATGTTGTTGGTATCCGAAGTAGAGGAAACTGAAATCTTTAAGATTTGTCTTGAGTACTGGAATCACCTGGCAGCTGAACTCTATAGAGAGAGCCCGTTCTCAACATCTGCCTCTCCGTTGCTATCTGGAAGTCAACATTTTGATGTTCCTCCCAGGAGACAGCTGTATTTGCCTGTGTTATCCAAG GTCCGTTTATTGATGGTTAGTCGAATGGCTAAACCAGAGGAAGTATTGGTTGTAGAAAATGATCAGGGAGAAGTTGTAAGAGAATTCATGAAGGATACAGATTCCATAAATTTGTATAAGAATATGAGAGAAACATTAG TTTATCTTACTCATCTGGATTATGTAGATACAGAAAGAATAATGACTGAGAAGCTTCACAATCAAGTGAATGGCACAGAGTGGTCATGGAAAAATTTGAATACGTTGTGTTGGGCTATAGGCTCCATTAGTGGAGCAATGCATGAAGAGGATGAAAAGCGATTTCTTGTTACTGTTATAAAG GATCTGTTAGGATTATGTGAACAGAAAAGAGGCAAAGATAATAAAGCTATTATTGCATCAAATATCATGTACATAGTAGGTCAATATCCACGATTTTTAAGAGCTCATTGGAAATTTTTGAAGACAGTAGTTAACAAGCTCTTTGAATTCATGCATG agACCCATGATGGAGTCCAGGACATGGCTTGTGATACTTTCATTAAAATAGCTCAAAAGTGCCGCAGGCATTTTGTTCAGGTTCAAGTTGGAGAAGTAATGCCGTTTATTGATGAGATTTTGAATAACATTAACACTATAATTTGTGATCTTCAGCCTCAACAG GTCCATACATTTTATGAAGCTGTGGGGTACATGATTGGTGCACAAACAGACCAAACAGTACAAGAACATTTGATAGAAAAGTACATGCTACTTCCTAATCAGGTTTGGGATAGCATAATTCAGCAAGCAACCAAA AATGTGGATATACTTAAAGATCCTGAAACAGTGAAGCAACTTGGTAGCATATTGAAAACAAATGTGAGAGCCTGCAAAGCAGTTGGACACCCATTTGTGATTCAGCTTGGGAGAATTTATTTAGATATGCTTAATGTATACAAGTGCCTCAGTGAAAATATTTCTGCAGCTATTCAAGCTAATG GTGAGATGGTTACAAAGCAACCATTGATTAGAAGTATGCGAACAGTAAAAAGGGAAACTTTAAAGTTAATATCTGGTTGGGTGAGCCGATCCAATGATCCACAGATG gtagCTGAAAATTTTGTTCCTCCTCTGTTGGATGCAGTTCTCATTGATTATCAGAGAAATGTCCCAGCTGCTAGAGAACCAGAAGTGCTTAGTACTATGGCTATTATTGTCAACAAGTTAGGAGGACATATAACAGCTGAAATACCTCAAATATTTGATGCTGTTTTTGAATGCACATTGAATATGATAAATAAG GACTTTGAAGAATATCCTGAACACAGAACGAACTTTTTCTTACTGCTTCAGGCTGTCAATTCTCATTGCTTCCCAGCATTCCTGGCTATTCCACCTGCACAGTTTAAACTTGTTTTGGATTCCATTATTTGGGCTTTCAAACATACTATGAGGAATGTGGCAGATACAG GCTTACAGATACTTTTTACACTCTTACAAAATGTTGCTCAAGAAGAAGCTGCAGCTCAGAGTTTCTATCAAACTTATTTTTGTGATATTCTTCAGCATATCTTTTCTGTTGTGACAGACACCTCACATACTGCTG GTTTGACAATGCATGCATCTATCCTTGCATATATGTTTAATTTggttgaagaaggaaaaataagtacACCATTAAATCCTGGAAATCCAGTCAACAACCAAATGTTTATTCAGGAATATGTGGCTAATCTTCTTAAGTCTGCATTCCCTCATCTACAAGa TGCTCAAGTAAAGCTCTTTGTGACAGGACTTTTCAGCTTAAATCAGGATATTCCTGCATTCAAGGAACATCTTAGGGATTTCCTGGTACAGATaaag GAGTTTGCAGGTGAAGATACATCAGATCTCtttttggaagaaagagaaacagccctTCGACAGGCTCAGGAAGAGAAACATAAACTTCAAATGTCTGTCCCTGGCATCCTGAATCCACATGAAATTCCAGAAGAAATGTGTGATTAA
- the XPO1 gene encoding exportin-1 isoform X3: MCNEFSQIFQLCQFVMENSQNAPLVHATLETLLRFLNWIPLGYIFETKLISTLIYKFLNVPMFRNVSLKCLTEIAGVSVSQYEEQFVTLFTLTMMQLKQMLPLNTNIRLAYSNGKDDEQNFIQNLSLFLCTFLKEHGQLIEKRLNLRETLMEALHYMLLVSEVEETEIFKICLEYWNHLAAELYRESPFSTSASPLLSGSQHFDVPPRRQLYLPVLSKVRLLMVSRMAKPEEVLVVENDQGEVVREFMKDTDSINLYKNMRETLVYLTHLDYVDTERIMTEKLHNQVNGTEWSWKNLNTLCWAIGSISGAMHEEDEKRFLVTVIKDLLGLCEQKRGKDNKAIIASNIMYIVGQYPRFLRAHWKFLKTVVNKLFEFMHETHDGVQDMACDTFIKIAQKCRRHFVQVQVGEVMPFIDEILNNINTIICDLQPQQVHTFYEAVGYMIGAQTDQTVQEHLIEKYMLLPNQVWDSIIQQATKNVDILKDPETVKQLGSILKTNVRACKAVGHPFVIQLGRIYLDMLNVYKCLSENISAAIQANGEMVTKQPLIRSMRTVKRETLKLISGWVSRSNDPQMVAENFVPPLLDAVLIDYQRNVPAAREPEVLSTMAIIVNKLGGHITAEIPQIFDAVFECTLNMINKDFEEYPEHRTNFFLLLQAVNSHCFPAFLAIPPAQFKLVLDSIIWAFKHTMRNVADTGLQILFTLLQNVAQEEAAAQSFYQTYFCDILQHIFSVVTDTSHTAGLTMHASILAYMFNLVEEGKISTPLNPGNPVNNQMFIQEYVANLLKSAFPHLQDAQVKLFVTGLFSLNQDIPAFKEHLRDFLVQIKEFAGEDTSDLFLEERETALRQAQEEKHKLQMSVPGILNPHEIPEEMCD; the protein is encoded by the exons atgtgCAATGAATTCTCACAAATTTTTCAGCTTTGTCAGTTTGTGATG GAGAATTCCCAAAATGCTCCACTTGTACATGCAACTTTGGAAACGTTGCTCAGATTTCTTAACTGGATTCCACTTGGATATATTTTTGAGACCAAGTTAATCAGCACATTAATTTATAAG ttcctGAATGTTCCAATGTTCCGAAATGTCTCTCTGAAGTGCCTCACTGAAATTGCTGGTGTGAGTGTAAGCCAGTATGAGGAACAATTTGTAACGCTATTTACACTGACAATGATGCAGCTAAAACAG ATGCTTCCTTTAAATACCAACATTCGACTTGCATACTCAAATGGAAAGGACGATGAACAGAACTTTATTCAAAACCTCAGTTTGTTTCTCTGCACCTTTCTGAAAGAACATGGTCAACTTATAGAAAAAAGATTAAACCTCAGGGAAACACTGATGGAG GCCCTTCATTATATGTTGTTGGTATCCGAAGTAGAGGAAACTGAAATCTTTAAGATTTGTCTTGAGTACTGGAATCACCTGGCAGCTGAACTCTATAGAGAGAGCCCGTTCTCAACATCTGCCTCTCCGTTGCTATCTGGAAGTCAACATTTTGATGTTCCTCCCAGGAGACAGCTGTATTTGCCTGTGTTATCCAAG GTCCGTTTATTGATGGTTAGTCGAATGGCTAAACCAGAGGAAGTATTGGTTGTAGAAAATGATCAGGGAGAAGTTGTAAGAGAATTCATGAAGGATACAGATTCCATAAATTTGTATAAGAATATGAGAGAAACATTAG TTTATCTTACTCATCTGGATTATGTAGATACAGAAAGAATAATGACTGAGAAGCTTCACAATCAAGTGAATGGCACAGAGTGGTCATGGAAAAATTTGAATACGTTGTGTTGGGCTATAGGCTCCATTAGTGGAGCAATGCATGAAGAGGATGAAAAGCGATTTCTTGTTACTGTTATAAAG GATCTGTTAGGATTATGTGAACAGAAAAGAGGCAAAGATAATAAAGCTATTATTGCATCAAATATCATGTACATAGTAGGTCAATATCCACGATTTTTAAGAGCTCATTGGAAATTTTTGAAGACAGTAGTTAACAAGCTCTTTGAATTCATGCATG agACCCATGATGGAGTCCAGGACATGGCTTGTGATACTTTCATTAAAATAGCTCAAAAGTGCCGCAGGCATTTTGTTCAGGTTCAAGTTGGAGAAGTAATGCCGTTTATTGATGAGATTTTGAATAACATTAACACTATAATTTGTGATCTTCAGCCTCAACAG GTCCATACATTTTATGAAGCTGTGGGGTACATGATTGGTGCACAAACAGACCAAACAGTACAAGAACATTTGATAGAAAAGTACATGCTACTTCCTAATCAGGTTTGGGATAGCATAATTCAGCAAGCAACCAAA AATGTGGATATACTTAAAGATCCTGAAACAGTGAAGCAACTTGGTAGCATATTGAAAACAAATGTGAGAGCCTGCAAAGCAGTTGGACACCCATTTGTGATTCAGCTTGGGAGAATTTATTTAGATATGCTTAATGTATACAAGTGCCTCAGTGAAAATATTTCTGCAGCTATTCAAGCTAATG GTGAGATGGTTACAAAGCAACCATTGATTAGAAGTATGCGAACAGTAAAAAGGGAAACTTTAAAGTTAATATCTGGTTGGGTGAGCCGATCCAATGATCCACAGATG gtagCTGAAAATTTTGTTCCTCCTCTGTTGGATGCAGTTCTCATTGATTATCAGAGAAATGTCCCAGCTGCTAGAGAACCAGAAGTGCTTAGTACTATGGCTATTATTGTCAACAAGTTAGGAGGACATATAACAGCTGAAATACCTCAAATATTTGATGCTGTTTTTGAATGCACATTGAATATGATAAATAAG GACTTTGAAGAATATCCTGAACACAGAACGAACTTTTTCTTACTGCTTCAGGCTGTCAATTCTCATTGCTTCCCAGCATTCCTGGCTATTCCACCTGCACAGTTTAAACTTGTTTTGGATTCCATTATTTGGGCTTTCAAACATACTATGAGGAATGTGGCAGATACAG GCTTACAGATACTTTTTACACTCTTACAAAATGTTGCTCAAGAAGAAGCTGCAGCTCAGAGTTTCTATCAAACTTATTTTTGTGATATTCTTCAGCATATCTTTTCTGTTGTGACAGACACCTCACATACTGCTG GTTTGACAATGCATGCATCTATCCTTGCATATATGTTTAATTTggttgaagaaggaaaaataagtacACCATTAAATCCTGGAAATCCAGTCAACAACCAAATGTTTATTCAGGAATATGTGGCTAATCTTCTTAAGTCTGCATTCCCTCATCTACAAGa TGCTCAAGTAAAGCTCTTTGTGACAGGACTTTTCAGCTTAAATCAGGATATTCCTGCATTCAAGGAACATCTTAGGGATTTCCTGGTACAGATaaag GAGTTTGCAGGTGAAGATACATCAGATCTCtttttggaagaaagagaaacagccctTCGACAGGCTCAGGAAGAGAAACATAAACTTCAAATGTCTGTCCCTGGCATCCTGAATCCACATGAAATTCCAGAAGAAATGTGTGATTAA